One part of the Vicia villosa cultivar HV-30 ecotype Madison, WI linkage group LG6, Vvil1.0, whole genome shotgun sequence genome encodes these proteins:
- the LOC131614109 gene encoding uncharacterized protein LOC131614109 — protein sequence MANGGFPFQMPMLTKNNYDNWSIKMKALLGSQDVWDVVEKGFKEQDEASLSQGAKDTLKESRKRDIKALFLIYQSVDEDTFEKISNATTAKETWDKLQTCNKGVEQIKKFCLQTLRGDFERLFMEESESISDYFSRVLAVVNQLKRDGEDVDDVKVMEKILRTLNPSFDFIVTNIEENKDLKTMTIEQLMGSLQAYEEK from the coding sequence AAGAACAACTATGATAATTGGAGTATCAAGATGAAGGCGCTACTAGGATCTCAAGATGTGTGGGATGTCGTTGAGAAAGGCTTCAAGGAGCAAGATGAAGCCTCACTAAGTCAAGGTGCAAAAGATACATTGAAGGAGTCAAGAAAGAGAGACATTAAAGCTCTCTTCCTCATTTATCAATCGGTGGATGAAGATACTTTTGAGAAGATATCCAACGCAACGACGGCCAAAGAAACATGGGACAAGCTTCAAACTTGCAACAAAGGAGTTGAGCAGATAAAAAAGTTTTGTCTTCAAACTCTTAGAGGTGACTTTGAACGTTTGTTTATGGAGGAGTCCGAGTCAATTTCGGATTATTTTTCTCGAGTATTAGCTGTAGTCAATCAACTTAAAAGAgatggtgaagatgttgatgatgtGAAAGTCATGGAGAAAATACTTCGCACTTTAAATCCAAGTTTTGACTTCATTGTtaccaacattgaagaaaacaagGATTTAAAAACCATGACCATTGAGCAACTCATGGGTTCCTTACAAgcatatgaagaaaaataa